The window AGAGATCGAGTTCGCCGTGCAACATAAACAAAACATAAGTGCGGACTTGATGATGTTTATTAAAGAGAAAACAAAGATCATGCATGTTTTCTCTGGCACAATCAGCTTAATTAGACTTGTTGAAACTAAACCAAGAAACTAAAACGATTGTGAAAACAAAGCTGCGGCCGCATCACCCGGCACGTCCTCCTTGcttaaatcaaaatcatttaaatgATCACCGGGAAGTTGGAGTCCAATTTAATTTAATCGAATATTTAAACGATTACTTAAATACCCACAATTAGTACTCGAAAATCTGATCAATATTTAAACTTCAAAGAACACAATCAACTGCTGCGGCCaatttatagttttatcagACTGATCAAACCATAATCCATTTATATCTATCTattaataaacatatattaattaattaaatatatacagaGGGAGAGTAGAAGATTACAAAATTCAATTTCGTGCCTAAGAGCACCCGCAGCGCATGTAAATTGGGTGCCCAACTCCCGCCTAGAAAAGAGTAAACTGGCCTCGGGCACTGGTCACGCGTTggagaaggaaaaagaaaagggcCGGTGCCCACCACCCTGGCCACAGCCCAACTGCAGTGCAcgtttttcaaaatcaaaaaagtaGCAGCAATTGGCAATGGAAGAATTGTCCTAAAGCATGGGGAGTATCGATTGTATGCATTGGCAATGGAAGAATTGTCCTAAAGCATGGAAAGGGATGTTCATGGGTGGTCACAAAGGTGTTCCAACACTCTTACTTGAAGCTGTCGCCTCATCTGATCTATGGATATGGCATGCCTTTTTTGGAGTTGCTGGATCTAACAATGACATAAATGTCTTAGAAAGGTCTCCATTATTTGATGAAGTGCTAGAAGGCCGTGCCCCTGAAATTAATTATACGTTGAATGGCAACAATTATAATTTGGGGTACTATTTAGCTGATGGAATATATCCAGAATGGGCTACATTTGTGAAAACAATTCCACGCCCACAAGGTGAGAAGAGAAAGTTATTTTCCAAATATCAGGAAAGTCAACGAAAAGATGTTGAACGGGCATTTGGTGTGTTGCAGTCTCGTTTTGCAATTGTACGTGGCACTGCACGATTCTGGGATAAAGGAGATCTCGCTAGAATTATGAGAGCATGTATCATACTTCACAATATGATTGTCGAGGACGAAAGAGACACATATGCTACTCCATTTGGTCCGCTACCATGTTACGATGACACAACAAATGGAATACCGGAACCAAATTTAGGGCAGGAACCTTTTGTTCCGTATGAAAACTATATTCAAAGAACTACCCAAATTCGTGATCGACAAAAATTTCGCCAATTGCAGAATGACTTGGTGGAGCACATCTCACAATTCGACAATAGccgttaaattatttaaatttttatgtttaGAATTATGATTATGTTGCTTGTGTaacgtttttttaattatatgttatgtattttaattaatgaaaatgttttattttaaattttaaatttatgtaaattaaaaatattctgttaattttaattttacactaactaaactattataattaaatcataactaagctattatttttttgacaaacaaaaaattttattaatacgaATCGCAAACCCAGTCGAGACAAACCcccgaactgtcaactacaatctgattgtgaaacaaaaaacgaactaaacaaatagtcgttttgttttcagatcgcttaacaaatagaatattcatattctttgatctaaaaagtattacaatgatatctcgagcaatccaacctacatcactTATGAAACTAGTAGTctcgcaattgaccttcacgtaagcatcatctgtagcccaatgttcagaactaTCAGTCAAAGCAACTGATCCTGGAGCACCAAACGTCtccaaaacatgaacaattatttgttgtgaaaggtgagctcttgcggtATCTACCATCGTTCCGAAATCGATGCGAGTCTTACCGATCTCCCAAAATACCGTATAAATCCTTTTCAGATTGATAATCGAACGACACATCAAGACAcataaaaatacgaaaacataATACACTGACATCCCAAAACGATGGGCACACACTGACATCCCAAAACGATGGGCACACaaccttgataacaaggtactcaaacaagattaaatcttggttttattgaaaCTAAGTAAAATAATAGAGGGGATGAGAGAGCGAAGTGGTTACTtgatgagaagatgaagatttgGGAGGCGGAGAAGTGACGGCTGAAACCCTAGTACGgaagtcgactctcaaaacgagagagaaaagaaaaccCTACAGAACCTATACTTGATTTTACCCACATAACCCGTATAACTAAGCTATTATTATTAATCATATAcggttaaatataatatacaaaagagATGTGTGGGgtctaaatatttaaaagtaGCAATATAATAAAAGAAGTGGGCAGTGGTGGGTTGGAGCTGGCTGGCCAACTTTCAGAACAACTCTGTTTTTGCTTGCGTGTCACTGGGTGGGGTTAAAAACCTGGACTCTGTTTTTGCTTGCGTGTCACTGGGTGGGGTTAAAAACCTGGACATGGGCGTCTCGCCCATTGCTGTTGCTCAAACCTAGCCCTGCTGTTATAATAGCTAGCtaagttattttttttgccaggTACAGGTATAGCTAGCTAAGATTAATTCATACTAATCCTTCGCATTAATTTATATTACTCGATGCCTGCGTGCCGGGAGATATATAAAGCAAGATGAATCCGAGTCAagaattgaataaaaatatcatttaatgTGCGTGTACAGCGACGATGCgatcaattaaaatattaaccgaaccgaaaaatcGTTTATGCTGGTTATCCATTTGTTTCTGGGTACAACATATAatgtgggtgtttgtttccCTCTTTTAAGCCGGGCTTCtgttttataagttagaagcacttattttgtaccgtttgtgtaaaaagtcaagaagcacttataaaaagctaggaatgctagcttttgtttcaggacttctgtttatttcccaaacattttaatcacttataagtcttaatttgcttctaacttctgctccacttttttattttaagcaagaagcacttattttaagctcacccaaacggccccaatattTCTCCAATACTCTACAACTTATAACGAGCAAAACGGATCATTCAGGCTAAATAACTTCCCCTTTCGTATCAACGATCGGCTGGtcacataatatttttcaagtttAATTCTTCTCCATTATAAACCGTTGGAAGATTTAACATCTTGATGTCAGTTCTTCATCGCTTGAAATTTAACCATATTTTAAGAGTTACACCGCTCATCTATTAAAATGGTACATGGGTTCGAAACATCCTGAGACAATTCAGGATATACGAGTATGTTGAGAGGATCTTTTCTTAATTTGAGAAATAACCTAAAAAGTTCAAATTATTTCATTTTGGATCAAATAGTACAATTACAAGTTTTTGAAATTGATCACCGCCCACCACGACAATAACATATTTACATAATCAAACTTCCGACAATTAAcaagaaattaattaatcaaaacacACCGTTGGTTTGTGTTACAGCATGACTCCTACTTCTCGGAAACTTCACTTCATTCTTCTTCACATAAATACCAccctcttcttcttcatcatctccTTCTTCCAACGCCGTTTCTTCATCAATCTTCCCCATTCCAACGCTACAGCT of the Daucus carota subsp. sativus chromosome 4, DH1 v3.0, whole genome shotgun sequence genome contains:
- the LOC108217545 gene encoding uncharacterized protein LOC108217545, which codes for MGSIDCMHWQWKNCPKAWKGMFMGGHKGVPTLLLEAVASSDLWIWHAFFGVAGSNNDINVLERSPLFDEVLEGRAPEINYTLNGNNYNLGYYLADGIYPEWATFVKTIPRPQGEKRKLFSKYQESQRKDVERAFGVLQSRFAIVRGTARFWDKGDLARIMRACIILHNMIVEDERDTYATPFGPLPCYDDTTNGIPEPNLGQEPFVPYENYIQRTTQIRDRQKFRQLQNDLVEHISQFDNSR